The following are encoded in a window of Anoplopoma fimbria isolate UVic2021 breed Golden Eagle Sablefish chromosome 3, Afim_UVic_2022, whole genome shotgun sequence genomic DNA:
- the LOC129089391 gene encoding electrogenic aspartate/glutamate antiporter SLC25A12, mitochondrial-like isoform X2: MTPGDFVQRYLGLHTQIHHNPKTVQLIAAVADTTKDGLISFQEFLAFESVLCAPDTLFIVAFQLFDKTGTGNISFENVRDIFSQTTVHHHIPFNWDCEFIRLHFGHDRKKRISYLEFTQFLQELQLEHARQAFAQKDKGKNGVISAMDFSDIMATIRHHVLTPFVEENLVSAAGGNTSHLVSFSYFNAFNSLLNNMELIRKIYSTLAGTRKDTLVTKEEFVHAANKFGQITPMEIDILYQLSGLHSPSGRMNLADIERIAPLEEGCLPHHLAETQKQAHGDASRSVLVQVAESAYRFTLGSIAGATGATAVYPIDLVKTRMQNQRSTGSFVGELMYKNSFDCAKKVLRYEGFFGFYRGLVPQLIGVAPEKAIKLTVNDLVRDKFTDKDNNIALFAEIMAGGCAGGSQVIFTNPLEIVKIRLQVAGEITTGPRVSAVSVFRDLGFFGLYKGAKACFLRDIPFSAIYFPSYAHLKTQFADEQGSVGPLQLLTAGAIAGIPAASLVTPADVIKTRLQVAARAGQTSYTGVIDCFRKIMKEEGFRALWKGAGARMCRSSPQFGVTLVTYELLQRWFYVDFGGHRPAGSVSTPKSRISELPPINADHVGGYRLAAATFAGVENKFGLHLPKFKSSGVVTIHHQEPVAATPAQAP; this comes from the exons GCTGATCTCGTTCCAGGAGTTTCTAGCATTTGAATCGGTGTTGTGTGCGCCTGACACTCTCTTCATAGTAGCCTTCCAGCTGTTTGACAAGACTGGAACTGGAAACATTTCCTTTG AGAATGTACGGGACATCTTCAGCCAGACCACAGTGCACCACCACATTCCCTTTAACTGGGACTGTGAGTTCATCCGCCTGCATTTTGGACACGACCGCAAGAAACGCATCAGCTACCTCGAGTTCACCCAGTTCCTGCAG GAGCTGCAGTTGGAGCATGCGCGGCAGGCGTTTGCCCAGAAGGACAAAGGGAAGAATGGCGTCATCTCCGCCATGGACTTCAGTGACATTATGGCCACCATAAGACACCACGTGCTCACACCCTTTGTGGAGGAGAACCttgtctct GCTGCAGGTGGCAATACCTCCCACTTGGTCAGCTTCTCTTACTTCAACGCCTTCAACTCCCTCCTGAACAACATGGAGCTGATTCGCAAGATCTACAGCACACTGGCTGGCACGCGGAAGGACACGCTCGTGACCAAAG AGGAGTTTGTTCATGCTGCCAACAAGTTTGGTCAGATCACTCCCATGGAAATTGACATCCTGTACCAGTTGTCAGGCCTGCACTCCCCCTCAGG GCGCATGAATCTTGCTGACATTGAGAGGATTGCTCCGTTAGAGGAAGGCTGTCTGCCTCACCACCTGGCTGAAACCCAAAAGCAG GCCCATGGGGACGCATCCAGGTCTGTGTTGGTCCAGGTTGCAGAGTCTGCCTACAGGTTCACCCTGGGCTCCATCGCCGGAG cTACGGGAGCGACAGCAGTGTACCCCATCGACTTGGTGAAGACTCGTATGCAGAACCAGAGGTCCACTGGGTCCTTTGTTGGAGAGCTGATGTACAAGAACAGCTTTGACTGTGCTAAGAAGGTGCTTCGCTATGAGGGCTTCTTCGGCTTCTATAGAG GTCTGGTCCCTCAGCTTATAGGTGTGGCGCCTGAGAAAGCTATCAAACTCACA GTGAATGACTTGGTAAGAGACAAGTTCACCGACAAGGACAACAACATTGCTCTTTTTGCTGAGATTATGGCTGGTGGTTGT GCTGGAGGCTCTCAGGTGATCTTTACCAACCCTCTGGAGATCGTGAAGATTCGCCTGCAGGTGGCAGGCGAGATCACCACTGGACCTCGAGTCAGTGCGGTCAGCGTGTTCCGTGACCTGGGCTTCTTCGGCCTCTACAAG GGTGCTAAAGCTTGTTTCCTGAGAGACATCCCCTTCTCTGCCATCTATTTCCCCTCGTACGCCCACCTCAAGACCCAGTTTGCTGACGAGCAAGGAAGTGTGGGACCTCTGCAGCTTCTCACTGCTGGAGCGATCGCAG gtATCCCTGCAGCCTCCCTCGTGACGCCTGCCGATGTCATCAAGACACGTCTGCAAGTTGCAGCGAGGGCGGGACAGACCTCTTACACAGGAGTCATCGATTGCTTCAGGAAGATAATGAAAGAAGAGGGCTTCAGGGCTTTGTGGAAGGGAGCTGGAG CTCGTATGTGCCGGTCTTCCCCTCAGTTTGGTGTGACACTGGTGACTTATGAGCTCTTGCAGCGGTGGTTCTACGTTGATTTTGGAGGACA tCGTCCGGCAGGATCTGTCTCGACACCCAAGTCTCGTATCTCAGAGCTTCCTCCCATTAACGCCGACCACGTCGGAGGCTACCGCCTGGCCGCAGCGACCTTTGCTGGTGTGGAGAACAAATTTGGCCTCCACCTTCCCAAATTCAAGTCATCCGGCGTGGTTACCATACATCACCAAGAGCCAGTCGCCGCCACGCCGGCCCAGGCCCCATAG
- the LOC129089392 gene encoding dynein, cytoplasmic 1, intermediate chain 2a-like isoform X2 — MPSLCVLTRRGAVRLGMSKVTQVEFAPKELVSYCKETQTPTEALTHSDQKADEEEDEEINAPAVAGDAQEEKDEHDKQQEEDTPKELTEEEKLQVLHSEDFLSFFERGSRIVERALAEHVDVCFDYSGRDLEDKEGDLQAGAKLVLNRQFADERWTRNRVVTCLDWSPQYPELLVASYNNNEDAPHEPDGVALVWNLKYKKGTPEYIFHCQSEVMSAGFAKFHPNLVVGGTYSGQIVLWDNRSNKRTPVQRTPLSAAAHTHPVYCVNVVGTQNANNLISISTDGKMCSWSLDMLSQPQDSLELVFKQSKAVAVTSMAFPLGDVNNFVVGSEDGSVYTACRHGSKAGITEVFEGHHGPVTGLSCHSAGGPVDFSHLFISSSFDWTVKLWSTKSTRPLYSFEDSCDYVYDAMWSPTHPALFACVDLAGRLDLWNLNNDTEVPTASVCVDGAPALNRVRWAHSGKEIATGDSDGQVQVYDVGEQICVPKADEWTRFVRTLAEINESRDEAEELANV, encoded by the exons ATGCCAAGTCTGTGTGTATTAACACG acgTGGAGCCGTGAGGCTGGGCATGTCCAAAGTGACTCAGGTGGAATTTGCCCCGAAGGAATTAGTGTCCTACTgcaaagaaacacagacaccCACCGAGGCACTGACACACAGCGATCAAAAAGCAG atgaggaagaggatgaggagataAATGCTCCCGCAGTTGCAGGGGATGCCcaggaggagaaagatgaaCATGACAAACAGCAAGAGGAGG ATACTCCCAAAGAgctgacagaagaagagaagctTCAGGTCCTGCACTCCGAGGACTTCCTGTCGTTTTTCGAACGAGGCAGCAGAATTGTGGAGAGAGCTCTTGCTGAGCATGTGGACGTCTGCTTCGACTACAGTGGCAGAGATCTAGAGGACAAGGAAGG TGATTTGCAAGCAGGTGCAAAGCTGGTTCTCAACAGACAGTTTGCAGACGAGCGCTGGACTAGAAACAGAGTGGTCACCTGTCTGGACTGGTCACCTCAG TATCCAGAGCTGCTGGTGGCCTCGTATAACAACAATGAGGACGCTCCCCATGAGCCTGACGGGGTGGCACTGGTCTGGAACCTGAAGTACAAGAAGGGCACACCCGAGTACATCTTCCACTGCCAG TCAGAGGTGATGTCGGCCGGGTTTGCAAAGTTCCACCCCAACCTGGTGGTGGGTGGGACATACTCCGGACAGATTGTCTTATGGGACAACAGGAGCAACAAGCGCACCCCTGTCCAGAGAACTCCCCTGTCTGCAGCTGCACACACA CACCCAGTTTACTGTGTGAACGTGGTGGGAACCCAAAATGCTAACAACCTGATCAGCATTTCCACCGATGGCAAAATGTGCTCCTGGAGCCTCGACATGCTCTCTCAGCCGCAG GACAGTCTGGAGCTGGTATTCAAACAGAGCAAAGCGGTGGCTGTCACCTCCATGGCCTTTCCTCTGGGCGATGTGAACAACTTTGTGGTGGGGAGCGAGGACGGCTCGGTCTACACAGCGTGTCGCCACGGGAG TAAGGCGGGGATCACTGAGGTGTTTGAGGGCCATCATGGTCCGGTGACCGGGCTGAGCTGCCACAGCGCGGGAGGACCCGTTGACTTCtctcatctcttcatctcctcctcctttgacTGGACTGTCAAACTCTGGAGCACTAAG AGCACCCGTCCGTTGTACTCGTTCGAGGACAGCTGTGACTACGTCTATGATGCCATGTGGTCTCCGACACACCCTGCTCTGTTTGCTTGTGTGGACCTGGCCGGACGTCTGGACCTGTGGAACCTCAATAATGATACAGaa GTTCCCAccgccagtgtgtgtgtggacggcGCTCCAGCACTGAACCGTGTTAGATGGGCTCACTCTGGTAAAGAGATAGCCACCGGGGACTCAGACGGGCAGGTGCAGGTCTACGACGTCGGGGAG CAAATATGCGTGCCTAAGGCTGACGAGTGGACGCGCTTTGTCAGGACGCTGGCTGAGATCAATGAGAGCCGAGACGAAGCCGAGGAACTGGCCAACGTCTGA
- the LOC129089392 gene encoding dynein, cytoplasmic 1, intermediate chain 2a-like isoform X1, translating into MSDKSELKAELERKKQRIAQIREEKKRKEEEKKKKDGDSKQAGGGSSGGHEDSDLERKRREAEVLLQSVGITPDLSHVPAPMSPSNKSVGSDAGSQDSGDGNAGPRRGAVRLGMSKVTQVEFAPKELVSYCKETQTPTEALTHSDQKADEEEDEEINAPAVAGDAQEEKDEHDKQQEEDTPKELTEEEKLQVLHSEDFLSFFERGSRIVERALAEHVDVCFDYSGRDLEDKEGDLQAGAKLVLNRQFADERWTRNRVVTCLDWSPQYPELLVASYNNNEDAPHEPDGVALVWNLKYKKGTPEYIFHCQSEVMSAGFAKFHPNLVVGGTYSGQIVLWDNRSNKRTPVQRTPLSAAAHTHPVYCVNVVGTQNANNLISISTDGKMCSWSLDMLSQPQDSLELVFKQSKAVAVTSMAFPLGDVNNFVVGSEDGSVYTACRHGSKAGITEVFEGHHGPVTGLSCHSAGGPVDFSHLFISSSFDWTVKLWSTKSTRPLYSFEDSCDYVYDAMWSPTHPALFACVDLAGRLDLWNLNNDTEVPTASVCVDGAPALNRVRWAHSGKEIATGDSDGQVQVYDVGEQICVPKADEWTRFVRTLAEINESRDEAEELANV; encoded by the exons ATGTCCGACAAGAGCGAGCTGAAGGCTGAACTGGAGAGGAAGAAGCAACGGATCGCCCAGATCCGAGAGGAGAAGAAgcgaaaagaggaggagaagaaaaagaaggat GGAGACTCAAAGCAGGCTGGTGGTGGCTCCTCAGGAGGTCATGAAGACTCTGacctggagaggaagaggagggaggcggAGGTGCTGCTGCAGAGTGTCGGCATCACCCCCGACTTATCCCACG TCCCCGCCCCCATGTCTCCCTCCAACAAATCAGTGGGCAGCGATGCGGGAAGCCAAGATTCTGGGGATGGAAACGCCGGACCAAG acgTGGAGCCGTGAGGCTGGGCATGTCCAAAGTGACTCAGGTGGAATTTGCCCCGAAGGAATTAGTGTCCTACTgcaaagaaacacagacaccCACCGAGGCACTGACACACAGCGATCAAAAAGCAG atgaggaagaggatgaggagataAATGCTCCCGCAGTTGCAGGGGATGCCcaggaggagaaagatgaaCATGACAAACAGCAAGAGGAGG ATACTCCCAAAGAgctgacagaagaagagaagctTCAGGTCCTGCACTCCGAGGACTTCCTGTCGTTTTTCGAACGAGGCAGCAGAATTGTGGAGAGAGCTCTTGCTGAGCATGTGGACGTCTGCTTCGACTACAGTGGCAGAGATCTAGAGGACAAGGAAGG TGATTTGCAAGCAGGTGCAAAGCTGGTTCTCAACAGACAGTTTGCAGACGAGCGCTGGACTAGAAACAGAGTGGTCACCTGTCTGGACTGGTCACCTCAG TATCCAGAGCTGCTGGTGGCCTCGTATAACAACAATGAGGACGCTCCCCATGAGCCTGACGGGGTGGCACTGGTCTGGAACCTGAAGTACAAGAAGGGCACACCCGAGTACATCTTCCACTGCCAG TCAGAGGTGATGTCGGCCGGGTTTGCAAAGTTCCACCCCAACCTGGTGGTGGGTGGGACATACTCCGGACAGATTGTCTTATGGGACAACAGGAGCAACAAGCGCACCCCTGTCCAGAGAACTCCCCTGTCTGCAGCTGCACACACA CACCCAGTTTACTGTGTGAACGTGGTGGGAACCCAAAATGCTAACAACCTGATCAGCATTTCCACCGATGGCAAAATGTGCTCCTGGAGCCTCGACATGCTCTCTCAGCCGCAG GACAGTCTGGAGCTGGTATTCAAACAGAGCAAAGCGGTGGCTGTCACCTCCATGGCCTTTCCTCTGGGCGATGTGAACAACTTTGTGGTGGGGAGCGAGGACGGCTCGGTCTACACAGCGTGTCGCCACGGGAG TAAGGCGGGGATCACTGAGGTGTTTGAGGGCCATCATGGTCCGGTGACCGGGCTGAGCTGCCACAGCGCGGGAGGACCCGTTGACTTCtctcatctcttcatctcctcctcctttgacTGGACTGTCAAACTCTGGAGCACTAAG AGCACCCGTCCGTTGTACTCGTTCGAGGACAGCTGTGACTACGTCTATGATGCCATGTGGTCTCCGACACACCCTGCTCTGTTTGCTTGTGTGGACCTGGCCGGACGTCTGGACCTGTGGAACCTCAATAATGATACAGaa GTTCCCAccgccagtgtgtgtgtggacggcGCTCCAGCACTGAACCGTGTTAGATGGGCTCACTCTGGTAAAGAGATAGCCACCGGGGACTCAGACGGGCAGGTGCAGGTCTACGACGTCGGGGAG CAAATATGCGTGCCTAAGGCTGACGAGTGGACGCGCTTTGTCAGGACGCTGGCTGAGATCAATGAGAGCCGAGACGAAGCCGAGGAACTGGCCAACGTCTGA